One window of Serinus canaria isolate serCan28SL12 chromosome 3, serCan2020, whole genome shotgun sequence genomic DNA carries:
- the HBS1L gene encoding HBS1-like protein isoform X5, protein MESEIVPKIAKMTVSGKKQSMGFEVPCAIAEENGHTNTPQKGLLPEDASVASGVLEAVSTSAPSPQVMQVSEEQNMVATPAKKSSKAKPQIDVKAELEKRQGGKQLLNLVVIGHVDAGKSTLMGHLLYLLGNVNKRTMHKYEQESKKAGKASFAYAWVLDETGEERERGVTMDVGMTKFETPTKVITLMDAPGHKDFIPNMITGAAQADVAILVVDASRGEFEAGFETGGQTREHGLLVRSLGVTQLAVAVNKMDQVNWQQERFQEITSKLGQFLKQAGFKESDVAYIPTSGLGGENLVTRGQSSDLTQWYKGKCLLEQIDSFKPPQRSVDKPFRLCVADVFKDQGSGFCVTGKIEAGYIQVGERLLAMPPNETCTAKGITLHDEPVDWAAAGDHVSLTLTGMDIIKINVGCVFCDPKEPIKVCTRFRARVLIFNIEVPITKGFPVLLHYQTVSEPATITRLLSVLHKSTGEVTKKKPKFLAKGQNALIELQTQRPVALELYKDFKELGRFMLRYSGSTIAAGVVTEIKE, encoded by the exons ATGGAATCTGAAATTGTGCCAAAAATTGCCAAAATGACAGTGTCTGGAAAGAAACAATCTATGGGATTTGAAGTTCCATG tgCGATTGCTGAGGAGAATGGCCACACTAATACACCTCAGAAAGGACTGTTACCTGAAGATGCCAGTGTAGCTTCTGGAGTACTTGAGGCTGTCTCAACATCTGCTCCTTCACCCCAAGTAATGCAGGTTTCAGAAGAACAGAATATGGTGGCTACTCCAGCAAAAAAGTCAAGCAAGGCAAAACCACAAATAGATGTGAAAGCAGAGTTGGAGAAGAGACaaggaggaaagcagctgctgaattTGGTGGTAATAG gACATGTTGATGCAGGCAAAAGTACTTTAATGGGTCATTTGCTCTACCTTTTGGGAAATGTGAACAAAAGAACTATGCACAAATATGAACAGGAATCTAAAAAGGCTGGTAAAGCTTCATTTGCCTATGCATGGGTCTTGGATGAAACTggtgaagaaagagaaag GGGAGTGACAATGGATGTGGGTATGACCAAATTTGAGACACCAACTAAAGTAATTACACTGATGGATGCTCCAGGCCACAAGGACTTCATTCCAAATATGAtcacaggagctgcacag GCTGATGTGGCAATTTTGGTTGTGGATGCCAGCAGAGGAGAGTTTGAGGCAGGGTTTGAGACTGGAGGACAAACTCGAGAACATGGATTATTAGTGCGCTCTCTTGGAGTGACACAGTTGGCTGTTGCAGTCAATAAAATGGACCAG GTCAATTGGCAACAGGAAAGATTTCAGGAAATTACGAGTAAGCTTGGCCAATTTCTTAAGCAAGCTGGCTTTAAG GAATCAGATGTAGCTTATATCCCAACAAGTGGCCTTGGTGGAGAAAATCTAGTCACAAGAGGTCAGTCAAGTGACCTCACACAATGGTATAAAGGAAAGTGTTTGTTGGAGCAAATTG ATTCTTTCAAGCCACCACAGAGATCAGTGGATAAACCATTTAGACTGTGTGTTGCTGATGTTTTTAAAG ACCAAGGTTCAGGATTCTGTGTGACTGGTAAAATAGAAGCAGGCTATATTCAGGTTGGAGAACGACTTCTGGCAATGCCTCCTAATGAAACTTGCACTGCAAAAG GAATCACACTGCACGATGAACCAGTTGattgggctgcagcaggagatcACGTTAGTCTCACTTTGACCGGCATGGATATCATCAAAATCAA TGTGGGCTGTGTATTTTGTGATCCCAAGGAGCCCATTAAAGTTTGCACTCGGTTCAGAGCTCGGGTTCTCATCTTCAATATTGAGGTTCCAATCACTAAAGGATTTCCT gtgcTTTTACACTATCAAACAGTAAGTGAACCTGCTACTATTACAAGATTGTTGAGTGTCCTGCACAAAAGTACTGGTGAagtgacaaagaaaaaacctaA GTTCTTGGCTAAAGGCCAGAATGCTCTAATAGAACTACAAACTCAAAGACCTGTTGCTCTAGAGTTGTACAAAGATTTTAAAGAGCTGGGGAGGTTTATGTTACGCTACAGTGGTTCCACTATTGCTGCAGGAGTTGTTACAGAG ATTAAAGAATGA